A window of Colletes latitarsis isolate SP2378_abdomen chromosome 11, iyColLati1, whole genome shotgun sequence genomic DNA:
ataaaatttaaaaagacaAACATCGCATCAATATCATATACACAACTATACTCGTAGACTGTGTATGCATTGTTCGTTACTTAAATTAAAATGTACTTAATACTGAAACTGAATAAAATATTCTCTAGTTTAGTCAACAACTGAATATGAAAGACTGACATATTTGAGATATCTGTGTAGTTTGTATTCGACGATGCAgttgaataaaaatattctgtACAGCCACAGAATATAGTATGCAAATACTTTCATCCGAGTGGAAACAGAATACAAATTAGTAAGGTAATCGTCATTCGAATACTTTCTAAAATACATTTTGTTCAGTCCCGTGTAACGGTCGACCACGAACAGTCTTTCGCGCACCTACCTTGCGCACACGCGATGTTTGAACGAGGACTGCTTCTCGATTGGGGGCGCTGGTGCATCCGTGACGTCACAAGTCCTTTTGTTCCCGAGTGTACATCGAATCTAAAACGTTTCTCTTTTCGAAAAACGACTAAACGAACAAAATATTCCTAATAACGTGACACGACAGTCTTCCTCCGACAACAGACTCCGACGCTGAACTGAAAACTGCACGTTCCTGTTTCCACACATTCAACGCGAATCGAGTTCTAAGTACACTCTCCGTGTCAGATAACTCGTAATGGAAAATAACTGGACACCGAAATCTCAGTTTCTCGCGAACAATCGCCTATCGTTTACAATTCCACATTGAATACATTCGAACATATCATTGTCTATAACGAGGACAAACTCTCTTACGCGTCAATGTCCCCTTGTTCCTTCGGGGGAACGATCGGCATCGTTCCACGTAATCTCGACAGAGTATATACAGGATGTACaaaaactaatgatccaaacttTGAGTACGTACAGTACTCATAAAAGATAAGTGGATAAACATGGTGGATAAACATGGATCTAGAAGTCGATAGTTTCAGAGCTACAGGACTAATTTGTATCTCATCCCAGTAGATGTTTCTAAGTGTCTTCTGCTTATTTCGTTGAGGTTCGATCAAGAATCCGCGTGATACTAATCGAAGTAAACAAAACCAAAAGAGAAAACTGTCAGCAAACGCTGATCTAGAATTCAATAGTATCCGCGTTACGAGATCACGCAGGGTTAACGTTGTCGTGAAGTAAGAGTTTTCGTTCCGACTCGAATACCGTTAATTTTCTAGGCTCACGTTTACCAACGCGTTCCCCGTTTATTTCGTCAGGTGCCGCGCGTGCCGAAAGTTTGGACCATCGGTTTCAGCAAGCCCAACATGTGCACGTGTACCGTGGGATCAGCACTTGGACCGGAAGAACTTGACGATACCACGGTCGGGTTAATATCGTTTCGACATGGGGAACATCTAGCTGCATCGGGGACGCTCGGTTGCGAAGCGTCGTTGCGTGAATTCAGACGGATATCTCGTAAGCGGCGTACGCTGTTCTGTCCTCTTTGGAACGGGTGACGCGTAGTGTCGGCAATTCTTGTACAATCTCCGTCCAGCCGCAGGATGGCGCGGAGACCGTAAAGCTGGGCTATACGGATATCTCATAGTTCATGTCGTAGACACTGGCCCGATCCGGGGTGGGCGTGGTGGGTCGCTGGGATCTGTTGTCGTTTGGCGCCGACACCATTTCCATGGAGTCCGTCATCTCGAGCGCCCTGACGAAAGACATGGGTCTGCGTCGCGTGTCGCCCGACGTGGGCGTGGTAGGCGTCACCATGGCAGCTTTTCGCTTCACCTGAGGCGACTGGTGAGGCGGGAAGACCGGTACACCGCCTCTCATCGCGGGATGGTACGCTGACCTGGGCGCGTTCGCGTACAGCTGTTGCGTAGGACTCGTGGGATTGGAACGGTAATAGTCGTACGGGGGCGGTGGTCTCTGAGAGGGCGACTGGTGCGTCGCGGTCGTGTTCGTGTTCGTTTGCCCCGGCGGTATCGGATAGCTGCCCGGCGAGTTGTCCTTCCACATGTAGACACCACGCTGTGGCGAGCCAGCCAGCTCGCGGATGTTGTCGACGGTGTTGTTGGTCCTCGAGTACGAGTGGTCGACGCCCTGACGGACCAGCTCGCTCTCCGAGAGGAAACGCCGTTGGGGGCTGTAACCGGCGACGACGGCGCCGCTAGCAGCGCCGACATCGGCATTGTTCCCCTGCTGTACATCGTAATAGGTCGGCGCGTCGTTCACTCCTATAAAATCCGGCCGACGGACCTGCGTCGGcgttcctgggttcgatctgcaACAAGCGACCCGTACGATTAGCAACGGAGCTTCTAGCGCGGTCGCATCTTTTGATATCTCAATAACTGACAAATGCACAGTACAGTGAACCAagatgaatatacagggtgcgaTGAAACTTCGGAACGTTTTCGGAAAAGGGATTCTTTTTTACAATCAACTTTGTATAAATTGCACGTAAACGTCAAGATGATAACAAAGAAAATAAGGTCATTGTACGCTGTCGATTGCTTGAGCGGAGGAAACGTTATTCGAGATCGATGATACGCGTCTCGCATACCATTTCGAAAAATTCAGATTTAACCAGTTAAGTGTGTTTGACGACTGTATCCGTCATGGGTAAGATTTTAttacaatttaatatttaaattgtaattctgGCGAAAACTAAATTATATTCGTAAATTTTAATATGTTTAAAACGTTTAGAAGTCAAGACGAAATGAAacaaacaaatgaaaattatcATTTGAGTTGGATTCATAACTTCCTGAGAGCTAACTCGTAAGCAGTGCAGTAACACTGCATTTTGAtgtatcaaaaccaaaaaagaaaacaaagtaTATTAGATTCTCCATCTGCGGTGATTTTTAACTTCTGTaaatatttgattttttttttctaacttTTCCGTTcattatgtataaatatatgttCGTGTTGAGTGGCTGCgtaaatattactaataaaatTGTTCATTTTCTACAATAAAGTCGTTTGTTTGACCCAATATTTCAACAGCGCCACTTACTCTCTGTTTTACGATTATACCCGTCATCGCTTGATTATCGCGACACACACTGGTGGGCGCTTTGCAAAGAGATCGCCACAGGTAACTGGTTAAAGCTATTGTTCCACAATTTCTGATGTTTCGGATTCCTCGAGACATAAACTTCCTGTTATTTCAGACCTCGTGGATTTGCTCGATACAGATAACATTTTTATCCGTGAAGAAGAATCGATTGTGGTATCGAGAGTACCACGTTCGTGCAGTGCCTTTGACAATGTCAGCGTATCTATGTAAATATTGAATCGTGATAGGAGAACAATACAGAAATGTACGGTGAATCGTTCCATATTGTTCtcccatcctcaaaaatatactcACGTACGTTAACAATTTAATGCTAACTGGgtgaaaaaataattacaaatcaAGTATAAAACTTCTCGACAACATTCAACAATCTCAACTCGACGTTTATTCTGCAAACGTGTAACGAAATAATAGAGATCTGAACTTCTCTGCAACTAGCCGACATCTAAAACCAAAAGAGATACATACAATGCGCATACCATTAAACAGACAATCGCATAACGAGTCAAACAACTATGAACATATATACAAAaactaaacaaaaaaaaaaaaagaaggtttgttcagatgatAATCAACATGAAAAACACATTCCAAACTTTTAtcgcaccctgtatatatatatatatatatatatacatataatatatatatatacatgtatatgcGAGTGCTGAGCATTGTAGCCATACAAATACGGCTCTGGCGAGACATacaggagagagagagagaacagCGCATCATTCCTGTTATAAAATTAGCATCTATCCAAGAGTAACGTAAAATGGTATAGCAAAACCTAAGGAAATACATATGTGGACGTTTAATACTTGCGTGTTGGACGACTGATACATGtgtaaaatatatgtatatatgtgtatatatatacatatatatacattcGAGTATATATGCTTCtcttttatatatatatgtatgtaatgTATGCAAGAAAGCGTAACTTTAAACTACGATATGTCCTCGTAGGATGAAGTTCGTGTTTACCTGCAGTAGGTTGCAACATGATGGTAGAAAGCAGCTCCTTGCAGTTACCACCCCCTGCAGTGGGACACAAACTTATCTATATACCACATATCTCGTAATATATACATGCAGAGAAACTAATTCTCTACGATATTAACGTGATCTACATCGCGCAACGATTTTTgtctcttttccttttttttttttttgggacTTTTTACATTTTCCGTCGTACCGTCGTTCCTCCGTCGTTCAGAAGgtgagatatatatatatatatgtatatatatatacatatatgtatgtatatatatagtgGTGAGAGTAACAGGAAGAAAAGAATAAGAGCAAGAGTGAGGTGTTCGTAGTGAGGAATACAGGGAGTCCGAAGTAAACAGGCTTCACATCATATCGAAAGGTAGCAAACAGGAACATCGAATAAAGGATATCACAAGTTCACTTTGTATTGGCAGCGTGCTCGATAAATGCAATGTAACTAGTTACTAGTGTGGCGCTTCCCTCTTGCTCTCTACGTAGAAACAAATATTCAGTGCACTGTGAAAAACGTCGCGAGGGTACAAttacaaaaagaaaaataaagaaatggtacattctaaagaaattttatcctccaaaatggcaTCTCGAGCGTTgagttttctctttttttttttttatcacgcAAGATCGTACATTTCACTATGCTTGCTGACCTTTTCTCGAGATATATAGAGGCGACGCACAAGCATCGACGCAGAGCGATACTTGGAACAGAACTAATTGTACAACTTTGTTCATTTGGTTTTAGTACCGTGAAAACTGCACGTAACTTAAAAACGAATGCGTATTAATGTATCATACGCATACTTTGATTTACCGTACTTGAATTGAATGAActgtgcctcatattttcgtaaCTAGgaccaaacaatttttttctctgtTATTTCCGATCCCGACATACATACATAAATGGTGAAATAAATTGTTGGGTTGTAATACCGACAAAATCACATCTCAATTAACCGATATCAAGCAAAAGAAGGGAACACCGATTTTACAAGTAGTTCCGTTTCGAGAATCGCTCTGCGTCGATACTCATGTTCGACACTGTACGTTACGTTTAATATATCCGTTACAATTTGTTCTAATCGTTTTAATAAGGTATGGAAGGCATAGTATACCTGCGCATAGGACTGGGAATGGCGAGCGGAGTCGGTACTCCGATAGCTTTAATCCGTTGTGTTGTTGGACTAGCACCCCCTTGGCTTTGACCTCTCTGGGAAACTGTGGCGGGCGAACCACTTACTTCCGGCGATAACGGGTCGGGCGTGTGGCTTCGAGAGCCGTTCATTCCCCTATAGGTAGTGACAACGTACCTTACGTGTATTAGAAAAGACATTAGCAAACGTAACACCATTTGCTGTTGGTTGTTTCTATTACCTTGGCCTTGGATGAGGACTGCCTCTGGTATACTGCATTGGATGGCGGTGTTGCGACGGCGGAGGATGCCTGGGAGACTCGTTGTTCTCAAAAGGTGGCAGGAAGAAATTGCTTTTGGAGCCGTGTCTTTGCAACGGAGGCGTGGGCTCGCAGTCCGCGGACTGGGATGCGGTGGGCTCCATGTCCGTGTCCGAACCATCTCGTCCAGGGGACAACTAAAACCAACAAAGACCGTGATATTATTTCCGTTGCAAAGATCgcttaacatacgttatccaatTGTTATAACACGCTATTATACgtatcagtgtttctcaaacgtaATCCTCCCGCGTACCCCCTAAAGTgagattaaattattttttttaacgcgATTCGAAACTTAAAGAGACTACATTTACGTTTTAACCATTCCAATTCGATTAGAACggtttaatatctttttaacagtTTCAATGCCGCGGCGGGCACCATTAATCTTTCCGCTCGGGCCGCATcgatcaccggtgaccgacacttCGACGTACGCTTCCTACTAATAAACCCTAATTGCTTGTAAACTTCTGAGTAACGTTTAAACATTCACGACATCGGGAATACCGTGAATCAACGATTACGTTATCGAAATTCGAATGTTTCTAGTTTTTACGCAGTGAACAAACGTTAAGGATAGATCAAAAGGCTTCGAGGGCGCCTAGCATGAATGGAAAGGCACAATACAACTTTGCTATCTTTTTTTTCATTCCACTGTATAATATGGTATGTTTTCTTCCGAGGACCCACGAACACGTAGGAGTTTGTGGACTACGGTTTCAGAATTACTGATATATATAATGCATATTTCTTAAGGATACTGACGTTTAACCAGGATTGGTAAGGGGCGGGGAACTAAACAGATGGTGATTGCGTCTTTCCAGCATTGTGAACAGGGTGTTTACAGATAGGAGGAATCGTTGCTTGATATTGTACTCTAAATAAA
This region includes:
- the Zdhhc8 gene encoding zinc finger DHHC-type containing 8 isoform X2, whose product is MPKCDVKARYLPATFAWTVLLSTTTLFFCFPCQYYVFRWGTWVPVLQGVITFFVLANFTLATFMDPGVIPTAPSDEDREDDFHAPLYKSVEINGITVRMKWCMTCKFYRPPRCSHCSVCNQCIETFDHHCPWVNNCIGRRNYRFFFFFLLSLSFHMISIFGLCLYFVLEHKQQLGEVDTIIALVLMGVVILLFIPIFGLTGFHVILVSRGRTTNEQVTGKFNGGYNPFSRGCLHNCCYTQFGPQYPSLIKPEKYSGKRRGACTSEISTIGSENQVKTYMDSSNGVRNASSNAYNKLSPGRDGSDTDMEPTASQSADCEPTPPLQRHGSKSNFFLPPFENNESPRHPPPSQHRHPMQYTRGSPHPRPRGMNGSRSHTPDPLSPEVSGSPATVSQRGQSQGGASPTTQRIKAIGVPTPLAIPSPMRRSNPGTPTQVRRPDFIGVNDAPTYYDVQQGNNADVGAASGAVVAGYSPQRRFLSESELVRQGVDHSYSRTNNTVDNIRELAGSPQRGVYMWKDNSPGSYPIPPGQTNTNTTATHQSPSQRPPPPYDYYRSNPTSPTQQLYANAPRSAYHPAMRGGVPVFPPHQSPQVKRKAAMVTPTTPTSGDTRRRPMSFVRALEMTDSMEMVSAPNDNRSQRPTTPTPDRASVYDMNYEISV
- the Zdhhc8 gene encoding zinc finger DHHC-type containing 8 isoform X1, producing MPKCDVKARYLPATFAWTVLLSTTTLFFCFPCQYYVFRWGTWVPVLQGVITFFVLANFTLATFMDPGVIPTAPSDEDREDDFHAPLYKSVEINGITVRMKWCMTCKFYRPPRCSHCSVCNQCIETFDHHCPWVNNCIGRRNYRFFFFFLLSLSFHMISIFGLCLYFVLEHKQQLGEVDTIIALVLMGVVILLFIPIFGLTGFHVILVSRGRTTNEQVTGKFNGGYNPFSRGCLHNCCYTQFGPQYPSLIKPEKYSGKRRGACTSEISTIGSENQVKTYMDSSNGVRNASSNAYNKLSPGRDGSDTDMEPTASQSADCEPTPPLQRHGSKSNFFLPPFENNESPRHPPPSQHRHPMQYTRGSPHPRPRYVVTTYRGMNGSRSHTPDPLSPEVSGSPATVSQRGQSQGGASPTTQRIKAIGVPTPLAIPSPMRRSNPGTPTQVRRPDFIGVNDAPTYYDVQQGNNADVGAASGAVVAGYSPQRRFLSESELVRQGVDHSYSRTNNTVDNIRELAGSPQRGVYMWKDNSPGSYPIPPGQTNTNTTATHQSPSQRPPPPYDYYRSNPTSPTQQLYANAPRSAYHPAMRGGVPVFPPHQSPQVKRKAAMVTPTTPTSGDTRRRPMSFVRALEMTDSMEMVSAPNDNRSQRPTTPTPDRASVYDMNYEISV